In Thermodesulfobacteriota bacterium, a single genomic region encodes these proteins:
- a CDS encoding efflux RND transporter permease subunit, whose product MNLSGIFIRRPVMTSLIMAAILLFGIVGYRALPVSDLPNVDFPTILVSASLPGASPETMSSSVATPLERQFSTIEGVDSITSVSSLGSTQVTIQFDLSRELDAAAQDVQTAISRATRLLPQDMPQPPTYRKVNPADQAIIYYALRSSSLQPWELNEYADTILAQRISMVKGVAQVQIFGSKKFAVRIELDPNALSSKGIGINEVEEAVNSANVNMPTGALYGPDKAYTILASGQLYNAEAYKDIIVAYRDGSPVRLSELGDVVDSIEDDRNAAWFVTKDFQERAVILAVQRQPGTNTVAVADGVREVIPSLKAYLPPTVNLDLLYDRSQSIRDSMAEVNFTMAITLGLVVMVIFIFLRNVSATIIPSLALPLSIVGTFVVMYLCGYSLNNISMMALILAIGFVVDDAIVMLENIIRHMEMGKKPLQAAFDGSKEISFTLVSMTISLAAVFIPVLLMGGVIGRLFKEFAVSIMAAILISGFVSLTLTPMLCSRFLRSGREQKHGRLYNMMERYFDSMFRMYEWSLMRVLQHRFAFLLVNAAILLITAYLFMIIPKGFLPNEDQGTIFTITEAPEGTSFEKMVEYQTQVSNIFRENPYIRAFYSAIGGGGGGTTGTNQGRMLMNLVPREDRPSSFDIIDELRPTLAELPGVTAFMQDQPEIRIGGQFSKSLYQFTVQSPDVEELYKYVPILEARMKEMPELKDVTSNLEIKNPQVNVEIMRDKASTHGVSAAEIENALYNAYGDRWVSTIYTPTNQFQVIMELKPEYQQDVNALSRLYVKSADGTLIPLETVARFTENVGPKTINHYGQFPAVTISFNLTSGVSLSEAVDKLDKLIEETLPGNMSTNYQGVAQEFHRSLSGLGLLLVFSVLVIYLILGILYESFIHPITILSGLPSAGFGALLILFIFGMELNVYGFVGLIMLIGIVKKNAIMQIDFALDAQRSDGKSPVEAIYQGCLIRFRPIMMTTMAALLGALPLALGHGAGAESRRTLGLTVVGGLLFSQLITLYLTPVFYVYMDKFQSYVPKLSLSRLRGKRPGESYASR is encoded by the coding sequence TTGAACCTTTCCGGAATATTCATCAGGCGCCCTGTAATGACGTCGCTCATTATGGCGGCAATACTGCTTTTCGGGATCGTCGGTTACAGGGCACTTCCGGTAAGCGACCTCCCCAACGTGGACTTCCCTACCATCCTAGTCAGCGCAAGCCTCCCCGGAGCGAGCCCGGAGACGATGTCCTCCTCAGTCGCCACACCTCTCGAGCGGCAGTTCTCGACGATCGAGGGTGTCGATTCGATCACCTCGGTGAGCTCGCTGGGCTCTACGCAGGTCACTATCCAGTTCGACCTCAGCAGAGAGCTCGACGCGGCCGCCCAGGACGTTCAGACCGCGATATCGAGGGCGACGCGGCTCCTGCCGCAGGACATGCCTCAGCCGCCGACGTACAGAAAGGTAAATCCGGCCGACCAGGCAATAATCTACTATGCATTGAGGTCCAGCAGTCTCCAGCCGTGGGAGCTGAACGAGTATGCCGATACCATCCTTGCCCAGCGCATATCCATGGTCAAAGGGGTTGCGCAGGTGCAAATCTTCGGGTCCAAGAAATTTGCAGTCAGAATAGAGCTAGACCCCAATGCATTGAGCAGCAAGGGGATCGGTATCAACGAAGTCGAAGAGGCTGTGAACAGCGCTAACGTGAACATGCCGACGGGCGCGCTATACGGGCCCGATAAAGCCTATACGATCCTGGCATCCGGCCAGCTTTATAACGCAGAGGCTTATAAGGACATTATTGTCGCATACCGGGACGGCTCGCCTGTACGGCTGAGTGAGCTTGGTGATGTTGTGGATAGTATTGAGGATGACAGGAATGCGGCGTGGTTCGTTACGAAGGACTTTCAGGAGCGTGCGGTGATCCTCGCGGTCCAGCGCCAGCCGGGCACCAACACGGTCGCGGTAGCGGACGGCGTGAGGGAAGTCATACCTTCACTCAAAGCTTACCTGCCTCCGACCGTGAACCTCGACCTGCTTTACGACCGCTCCCAGTCGATAAGGGACTCAATGGCGGAAGTGAACTTTACCATGGCGATTACTCTAGGGCTCGTCGTCATGGTCATCTTCATCTTTCTACGAAACGTCTCGGCAACCATCATTCCGAGCCTCGCCCTGCCCCTGTCCATCGTTGGGACGTTCGTCGTCATGTATCTCTGCGGGTACAGCCTCAACAACATCTCCATGATGGCCCTTATCCTGGCGATAGGGTTTGTCGTTGACGACGCCATCGTGATGCTCGAAAACATAATCAGACACATGGAGATGGGGAAAAAGCCCCTCCAGGCGGCATTCGACGGCTCAAAGGAAATAAGCTTCACGCTCGTCTCGATGACAATCTCTCTGGCCGCCGTTTTCATACCGGTGCTTCTCATGGGAGGGGTGATAGGAAGGCTTTTCAAAGAGTTCGCCGTATCGATCATGGCGGCGATACTTATTTCCGGTTTCGTATCACTCACACTTACACCCATGCTCTGCAGCCGCTTCCTCAGGAGCGGGAGAGAGCAAAAGCACGGGCGCCTTTATAATATGATGGAGAGATATTTCGACTCCATGTTCAGGATGTATGAATGGAGCCTCATGCGAGTGCTCCAGCACCGCTTCGCGTTTCTCCTGGTAAACGCCGCGATACTTTTAATCACCGCCTACCTGTTCATGATAATCCCCAAGGGGTTTTTACCGAACGAGGACCAGGGAACCATCTTCACCATCACCGAAGCCCCCGAGGGGACCTCGTTCGAGAAGATGGTCGAATACCAGACTCAGGTATCCAATATCTTTAGAGAAAATCCTTATATAAGGGCTTTTTACTCAGCCATTGGAGGCGGCGGGGGCGGTACGACGGGTACTAACCAGGGACGCATGCTCATGAACCTCGTTCCCCGCGAAGACCGGCCGAGCTCATTCGATATAATAGATGAGCTTCGCCCCACTCTCGCGGAGCTGCCGGGGGTCACCGCTTTTATGCAGGACCAGCCGGAGATAAGGATAGGCGGGCAGTTCTCGAAAAGTCTTTATCAGTTCACGGTCCAGAGCCCGGATGTCGAGGAGCTTTATAAATATGTCCCCATTCTCGAAGCGAGAATGAAAGAGATGCCGGAGCTAAAGGACGTCACGAGCAACCTCGAGATCAAGAATCCCCAGGTAAACGTGGAGATAATGAGGGACAAGGCGTCCACTCACGGGGTATCGGCCGCGGAGATCGAAAACGCGCTCTATAATGCCTACGGAGACAGATGGGTGTCCACAATATATACGCCTACGAACCAGTTCCAGGTCATTATGGAGCTTAAGCCTGAGTATCAGCAGGATGTAAACGCCCTTTCGAGGCTGTACGTCAAGTCAGCCGACGGTACGCTCATACCGCTAGAGACGGTCGCGAGGTTCACCGAGAACGTAGGTCCCAAGACCATAAACCACTACGGGCAGTTCCCGGCCGTGACCATATCTTTCAACCTTACTTCAGGAGTGTCTTTGAGCGAAGCGGTCGATAAGCTCGATAAGCTCATAGAAGAGACCCTTCCGGGAAACATGAGCACGAATTATCAGGGCGTTGCCCAGGAATTCCATAGATCGCTGAGCGGTCTCGGGCTTCTTCTCGTCTTTTCGGTTCTTGTCATTTACCTGATCCTGGGCATTCTCTACGAAAGCTTCATCCATCCGATCACTATCCTGTCGGGTCTGCCCTCGGCGGGGTTCGGCGCGTTGCTGATACTCTTTATTTTCGGGATGGAGCTGAACGTATATGGTTTTGTCGGGCTTATAATGCTCATAGGCATAGTAAAGAAAAACGCGATCATGCAGATAGATTTCGCGCTCGATGCGCAGAGGAGTGATGGGAAGAGCCCTGTCGAGGCGATCTACCAGGGCTGCCTCATCCGTTTCCGTCCCATCATGATGACCACCATGGCAGCGCTTCTCGGGGCGCTGCCTCTGGCACTCGGCCACGGCGCGGGGGCCGAGTCGCGCCGCACGCTGGGCCTGACTGTCGTAGGAGGTTTACTCTTCTCCCAGCTCATCACGCTTTACCTTACGCCTGTGTTCTACGTGTACATGGACAAGTTCCAGAGCTACGTCCCCAAACTTTCCCTTTCGCGTCTCAGGGGAAAGCGGCCGGGAGAGAGTTACGCGTCGCGGTGA